In Montipora foliosa isolate CH-2021 chromosome 13, ASM3666993v2, whole genome shotgun sequence, one DNA window encodes the following:
- the LOC137982467 gene encoding uncharacterized protein isoform X2 gives MVSPRDLAVFLKSVGIPFDKFLQSALHRKYTLTSSPQYAKRFQLQNDTNDTPLHSQGVITTTKEGAPYKLVQAKCEPRAIPVKIPKSPGTTIFPDYVMLDRCVGGCPYTQDITHCAVTHQDKINVLVSKVTPLWTKLEPVVMYRHTGCACDCIEKPSACDYAKQWWDVSSCSCKCIAQNSHHCSSVKQTWKEHECECRCTHVPTHCPVKKEWDFINCGCRCSASLASNCKANNKLINSVTCECEEPDIDVLS, from the exons atg GTATCTCCTCGAGACCTTGCAGTTTTTCTTAAAAGTGTTGGAATCCCCTTCGATAAATTTCTGCAAAGTGCCTTGCACCGTAAATATACCTTAACATCTTCCCCACAGTATGCCAAAAGATTTCAACTGCAGAATGACACCAATGATACTCCGTTGCATTCCCAGGGAGTCATCACGACTACAA AAGAGGGAGCCCCTTACAAGCTAGTTCAGGCAAAGTGTGAGCCAAGAGCCATTCCTGTCAAAATACCTAAAAGTCCAGGAACAACGATATTTCCCGACTACGTGATGCTCGACCGTTGTGTTGGAGGTTGTCCTTACACACAGGATATCACCCACTGTGCTGTCACTCACCAGGACAAGATCAATGTCTTGGTCTCGAAAGTCACTCCTCTCTGgactaaacttgagcctgttgTAATGTACAGACACACTGGCTGTGCGTGCGACTGCATCGAAAAGCCAAGCGCTTGTGATTATGCGAAGCAGTGGTGGGATGTGTCATCATGCTCGTGTAAATGCATAGCACAAAACAGTCATCATTGCTCCTCAGTAAAACAGACGTGGAAGGAACACGAGTGTGAGTGCAGATGCACTCATGTCCCGACTCACTGCCCCGTCAAGAAAGAATGGGATTTCATAAACTGCGGTTGTCGCTGTTCAGCAAGTTTAGCAAGCAACTGCAAGGCGAATAACAAATTAATCAATTCAGTTACTTGTGAATGTGAAGAGCCAGACATCGATGTTCTCAGTTGA
- the LOC137982467 gene encoding uncharacterized protein isoform X1, with protein MFVAFLLSPLFLVQVTCSEAKVSPRDLAVFLKSVGIPFDKFLQSALHRKYTLTSSPQYAKRFQLQNDTNDTPLHSQGVITTTKEGAPYKLVQAKCEPRAIPVKIPKSPGTTIFPDYVMLDRCVGGCPYTQDITHCAVTHQDKINVLVSKVTPLWTKLEPVVMYRHTGCACDCIEKPSACDYAKQWWDVSSCSCKCIAQNSHHCSSVKQTWKEHECECRCTHVPTHCPVKKEWDFINCGCRCSASLASNCKANNKLINSVTCECEEPDIDVLS; from the exons ATGTTCGTTGCATTTCTACTGTCACCGCTTTTCCTCGTTCAAGTGACTTGCTCAGAAGCAAAG GTATCTCCTCGAGACCTTGCAGTTTTTCTTAAAAGTGTTGGAATCCCCTTCGATAAATTTCTGCAAAGTGCCTTGCACCGTAAATATACCTTAACATCTTCCCCACAGTATGCCAAAAGATTTCAACTGCAGAATGACACCAATGATACTCCGTTGCATTCCCAGGGAGTCATCACGACTACAA AAGAGGGAGCCCCTTACAAGCTAGTTCAGGCAAAGTGTGAGCCAAGAGCCATTCCTGTCAAAATACCTAAAAGTCCAGGAACAACGATATTTCCCGACTACGTGATGCTCGACCGTTGTGTTGGAGGTTGTCCTTACACACAGGATATCACCCACTGTGCTGTCACTCACCAGGACAAGATCAATGTCTTGGTCTCGAAAGTCACTCCTCTCTGgactaaacttgagcctgttgTAATGTACAGACACACTGGCTGTGCGTGCGACTGCATCGAAAAGCCAAGCGCTTGTGATTATGCGAAGCAGTGGTGGGATGTGTCATCATGCTCGTGTAAATGCATAGCACAAAACAGTCATCATTGCTCCTCAGTAAAACAGACGTGGAAGGAACACGAGTGTGAGTGCAGATGCACTCATGTCCCGACTCACTGCCCCGTCAAGAAAGAATGGGATTTCATAAACTGCGGTTGTCGCTGTTCAGCAAGTTTAGCAAGCAACTGCAAGGCGAATAACAAATTAATCAATTCAGTTACTTGTGAATGTGAAGAGCCAGACATCGATGTTCTCAGTTGA